In Amia ocellicauda isolate fAmiCal2 chromosome 5, fAmiCal2.hap1, whole genome shotgun sequence, a genomic segment contains:
- the prelp gene encoding prolargin codes for MRARLGLFLLLSLLLIAAVWGQAPKPRPRKPGGTRRPTATRPQPVEPAEPTDFPPPILGPPSNIPGCPRECFCPPSFPSALYCDGRNLRKIPIIPAWAHYLYLQNNYIDEVTVESFKNATELKWVNLDNNRIRRVDRQLFDKLPNLLFLYMERNNLKEVPNDLPPNLEQLRLSRNQISKIPPGVFNKMEHLVLLDLHHNKLGDSDLGKNIFKGLKNLVQLNLAHNILRKMPPNVPHNIFQLFLDRNNIEDIPQGYFKDFHNLAFVRLNNNQLTDKGVPKTVFNVSSLLDLHLAYNKLSNVPVFNLQLEQLYLNNNNIEKINGTEICPFPVMSMSMSMNDEDAMPRLRYLRLDGNALKPPIPMDLIMCFRHLKSIVM; via the exons ATGAGGGCCCGCCTTGGATTATTTCTTCTGTTAAGCCTTCTCCTGATCGCTGCTGTATGGGGACAGGCGCCGAAACCGAGGCCTAGAAAACCAGGAGGCACGAGAAGACCCACCGCAACTCGTCCACAGCCCGTAGAGCCTGCTGAGCCCACAGACTTCCCTCCTCCCATCTTGGGACCCCCTTCCAACATACCCGGCTGCCCCAGGGAATGCTTCTGCCCCCCTTCCTTCCCTAGTGCCCTGTACTGCGACGGCCGCAACCTAAGGAAGATCCCGATCATCCCAGCCTGGGCCCACTACCTGTACCTCCAGAACAACTACATCGATGAGGTGACTGTGGAGTCCTTCAAAAACGCCACTGAGCTCAAATGGGTCAACCTGGACAACAACCGGATACGCAGGGTGGACCGCCAGCTGTTCGATAAGCTGCCCAACTTGCTGTTCCTGTACATGGAGAGGAACAACCTGAAAGAGGTGCCCAATGACCTGCCGCCCAACCTGGAGCAGCTCCGGCTCAGCCGCAACCAGATTTCCAAGATCCCCCCGGGGGTCTTCAACAAGATGGAGCACCTGGTTCTGCTGGACCTGCACCACAACAAGCTGGGCGACAGCGACCTGGGCAAGAACATCTTCAAGGGCCTCAAGAACTTGGTGCAGCTCAACTTGGCCCACAACATCCTGCGCAAGATGCCCCCCAACGTGCCACACAACATCTTCCAGCTGTTCCTGGACCGCAACAACATAGAGGACATTCCCCAGGGCTACTTCAAGGACTTCCACAACCTGGCCTTTGTGAGGTTGAATAACAACCAACTGACCGACAAAGGTGTGCCCAAGACTGTGTTCAACGTCTCCAGCCTCCTGGACCTTCACCTGGCCTACAACAAGCTGAGCAATGTGCCGGTCTTTAACCTGCAGCTGGAGCAACTGTacctgaacaacaacaacattgaaa AGATCAACGGCACAGAGATCTGTCCCTTCCCAGTCATGAGCATGAGCATGAGCATGAACGACGAGGACGCCATGCCCCGGCTGCGCTACCTGAGACTCGACGGGAACGCCCTGAAGCCCCCAATTCCCATGGACCTCATCATGTGCTTCAGACACCTGAAATCGATTGTGATGTAA